Within Winogradskyella helgolandensis, the genomic segment TTTTGAATCTGCAAGTTCTTCGAGTAATTTTAAAAGTTTAATAAAATCCGTTACTCCATCAGTAGCAGACAGTTCTTTTATTCTTGGCATTAATTTCATCGCTGTATTTCCATCGAAAAGAACGCCATGCTTAGACTTTGAAAATAAGTCTTGTATCGGTTTGAAATTTTTTAATGATAGTAATTTACTATTGAACAAATCTTCATGAAACTGGATGGTAATTTCATAAATATTTTTGCTTTTACAATTATAGGTCTCCCAACCATGTTCTAGATTAGGACCCATTAAAACTAATTCTATATCCTCAATTTCTTCCATCGATGTACCTACTATACGTCGTATCCCTTTTCCATTCAAAATAAAATTTAGTTCATATTCTGGATGAAAGTGGATAGGAAAATCAAACTTCTGTTTCACTCGGTCTATGATTAAAAAAACATCGTCTGATTTTAATTGTGTAATTTCTCTATTAATATTTTCGCACATTTTACATCTGGTTTTAATTAATCATACGTATAACTCTGTAATTTCTTTTTGAAATACTTACCATGCCTTGACGGCATATAAGTATCCCAATCTTCAAATAACCGTGGAGCCCATTCGGCATCAAACACCCATATAACATAAGAGATATCTTTTTTATCACAGTATTCTGTAATAGCATCACCATAAGATTCATCACTAATTACAGGTGAATGTGCACCAGGATCTTCTGGTCCGCAAAAACCAATCTCCGTAAGAATTAAAGGATATTTTTCTTTAACAAAACCCCAATCTTTTGTCCATTGTGCTTCCCAAGGTTTCTCTCTTTTTTGAGGATACGGATGGCTTACATACCCAATGCCTTCAACATCTAAAGGATCTTCTAAAACAGGAGTTAAATCATAAGCCCAATTAAACCCTGCAACTAATGGAATACCTTCACCTCCATTAGCTCTAATAATTCCAATAATTTCTTTGTTTATCGTTTTCCATTCCTTCCAAGTAACGGACCCTAAAGTGCCGTTGAAGGTGGTTGGCTCATTAAATATTTCATAAAAAGCTACTGTTGTATGCTCTCCATATTTAGAAGCTATCGTTCTCCAAAAATCATAGGTTTGTTTTAGAGTGGTATCATACCTATCCGATTGATACATTTCGGTTTTCAAATTGCCGATACTGTGCCAATCGATGATAACATATAAACCCAATTCTGTTGCCCATTGTATACCATCATCTAAAAGTTTCAAGTACGATTCCTTTCCTCTTTCAGACCAATCTGTTGGGTGCACAGGTAGCCTTACAATGTTAGCTCCCCAATTTTTTATTTCTTCAAAATAGGCTTTGTTCCAATGCCCTTGGGGTTCTAATTTATTTGGATCACTTGCATTTAATCCTCTGAAGACAAACGTTACACCATCATCATTTACAAAACTATTGCCATTAACTAAAAGTCGTTCTAAACTATCTACCTGAAACGCATGTGACAACGCTGAGATTAATAGAAATATGGTAATAAGAAATTGTATTTTTAAAAAACGCATTGTTATAGTAATTTATAGCTTCTTTAAATTTATTAGATAATTAGTAAATTAAGAAATCAAAACTTATTATTGGTAAAATAGTTCACTAAATTGGTAATTTAGTATAGCTTATAGAATTATCTATACTTTTTTAACCCATTTTATAATTTATTTGGAATAATTTCTACAATTTGACATAGATATAAAACCCACAATTAATAATCTTCTGTGTCTTATACTTGTAATTTTTCATACGTTAAGTGCTTTAACATGAAGTAATACACCTTCAATCAACATTCTGAAACCCATACATTTCAGTAGCATATTCCTTGATTTTACAGAACAGTAAAGTATTACAATTAACTTTCTACTGATTTTTGTCATAGTTTAAAATATAATTAATCTCTAATTTTATAACACAAAACAAAAGCTAAAGCTATGTTATCCATACTCTTACCTACCGACTTCTCTAAAAATTCTTTAAACGCCATAAAATATGCTTTAGAATTTTTCAAATATCAGAAGGTAAAATTCATTGTGATGCATGCCTACAGAAATGAGTTTTATGACCACGACGAATTAGTGTCTCGTGACGTTTTTGAGACCGTTTTAGACAAAGTAAAAACGGAGTCTCAAAATAATCTAGACAAACTATTAGCTGAGCTACAAAAAATTGCGCCAAACCCTAGATATACTTATCAAAGTGTTTCTGCATATAGCACCCTTGTTGAAGAGGCCAACGCTATAGCAGATGAGCATAACATAGATTTAATTGTTATGGGTACTAAAGGAAAATCTAACGCTCGTAATATTGTATTTGGAAGTCAGACATTTCAAGTTTTAAAATATGTTGAATGCCCTGTTTTAGCAATTCCAGAAAACTACTCCGATACGCAACCAAAGAATATTTTGTTTCCAACAAATTATCTCATTCCTTATAAACGACGCGAGTTAAAACTTCTGTCTATTTTGGCTAAATCGTACCGAAGTGATATTGATGTTGTTTATATTAGCACAAGCCCAAAATTATCGATTAGACAAGAAGATAACCAAGCCTTTATAAGAGAAACCTTATCACCTAACAATGTGAATTTTAGTATCATAAACAGTAAAAAAGTTGCGGATGCCATCACTAACCATATCAAAGAAAACAATATAGAAATGATAACTATGATCAATACGCAACATTCATTTTTAGAAGACATGCTTTTTCCTTCTACGATAGACAAAGTGAGTCTTGGTTTAGACATTCCACTTTTAGCATTTCAGAATGCGACTAGGAAATAATTATAACTCCACACAAAAAAACACAGTAATCAATCATAATACAAAAAAGTAATTATGTCAAAAAATATTCTTTTACCTACCGACTTTTCAGATAATGCCTTAAGTGCTGCCATATATGCTATTAAATTATACGAAAAAGAACAATGTACATTTCATTTATTACATTCTTCTCGAATGAAAATTTCACGAATGTCTAGTATATCTAATAAGCTAATTGAGGTTTTGGCTGAAAATGCAAGACGGGATTTAGCCAATTTAAAAGCAAAAGTTCAGGAAAATTATGCAAATGAGAATCATACATTTGAAGTTATATTGAGCACTAATGATTTACAAGATTCAATTGAAGCCATCACTGAAAAAATTAAAATAGACCTTATTGTTATTGGATCAAGAGGGGAAACTAAAGCGAATGATATCATTTTTGGAAATAATACGGTAAACGTGATTACACATGTAAAAAAATGCCCGGTTTTGGTGGTTCCGAATGATTATGACTTTGTAAAACCAGAACGAATAGCGTTTCCAACAGATTTTAATCGTGTTTATGGAGATGAACTACAACCTTTAAAACAATTAGCAGAACTCAATAATTCTAATATTAGAGTTGTCCATATTAATACTGAAGATAACCTGTCAGAAACTCAAAAAGAAAATTTAGACACACTAGAATTAGCTTTAGAAAATCACAATCCTAGTTATCATTGGATGCCAAAATATAATAGAAAAGCAAAAGCAATTCAAGACTTTACTGAAGAAAACCATATTAATATTTTAGTGATGGTTAATTACCAACATAGTTTTATTGAAAGTATAATTAAAGA encodes:
- a CDS encoding AraC family transcriptional regulator, with product MCENINREITQLKSDDVFLIIDRVKQKFDFPIHFHPEYELNFILNGKGIRRIVGTSMEEIEDIELVLMGPNLEHGWETYNCKSKNIYEITIQFHEDLFNSKLLSLKNFKPIQDLFSKSKHGVLFDGNTAMKLMPRIKELSATDGVTDFIKLLKLLEELADSKSQRLLSSNVVRDSEYDNSDRIKKVQEFIKQNYSRKISLKEISTLVNMSQSSFNRFIKKRTGKTFIEYMNDKRIGHAIKLLIETDMSVGEIAYTCGFNSIANFNRFFKKSKNVTPSKFKSEYKSVQRFSKIS
- a CDS encoding glycoside hydrolase family 5 protein; translation: MRFLKIQFLITIFLLISALSHAFQVDSLERLLVNGNSFVNDDGVTFVFRGLNASDPNKLEPQGHWNKAYFEEIKNWGANIVRLPVHPTDWSERGKESYLKLLDDGIQWATELGLYVIIDWHSIGNLKTEMYQSDRYDTTLKQTYDFWRTIASKYGEHTTVAFYEIFNEPTTFNGTLGSVTWKEWKTINKEIIGIIRANGGEGIPLVAGFNWAYDLTPVLEDPLDVEGIGYVSHPYPQKREKPWEAQWTKDWGFVKEKYPLILTEIGFCGPEDPGAHSPVISDESYGDAITEYCDKKDISYVIWVFDAEWAPRLFEDWDTYMPSRHGKYFKKKLQSYTYD
- a CDS encoding universal stress protein, which produces MLSILLPTDFSKNSLNAIKYALEFFKYQKVKFIVMHAYRNEFYDHDELVSRDVFETVLDKVKTESQNNLDKLLAELQKIAPNPRYTYQSVSAYSTLVEEANAIADEHNIDLIVMGTKGKSNARNIVFGSQTFQVLKYVECPVLAIPENYSDTQPKNILFPTNYLIPYKRRELKLLSILAKSYRSDIDVVYISTSPKLSIRQEDNQAFIRETLSPNNVNFSIINSKKVADAITNHIKENNIEMITMINTQHSFLEDMLFPSTIDKVSLGLDIPLLAFQNATRK
- a CDS encoding universal stress protein gives rise to the protein MSKNILLPTDFSDNALSAAIYAIKLYEKEQCTFHLLHSSRMKISRMSSISNKLIEVLAENARRDLANLKAKVQENYANENHTFEVILSTNDLQDSIEAITEKIKIDLIVIGSRGETKANDIIFGNNTVNVITHVKKCPVLVVPNDYDFVKPERIAFPTDFNRVYGDELQPLKQLAELNNSNIRVVHINTEDNLSETQKENLDTLELALENHNPSYHWMPKYNRKAKAIQDFTEENHINILVMVNYQHSFIESIIKEPVIKTLGFHPNIPFLVIPQK